From one Salvia splendens isolate huo1 unplaced genomic scaffold, SspV2 ctg552, whole genome shotgun sequence genomic stretch:
- the LOC121790574 gene encoding uncharacterized protein LOC121790574, translated as MDQKPSNFEFTEREDMVEDEKLSVAYAMHQKPSNFEIGIVVLLTCFAFLYFATLILSHIRALISLITILVVRVGLWMMKSKALDAAEEWIKSTLLYLSFCFLAAIKEYVLDRCWRWLKVIYKAFPGLCDSLFFFFDGSINKI; from the exons ATGGATCAGAAACCATCGAACTTTGAG TTCACAGAACGAGAAGATATGGTCGAAGATGAGAAATTATCAGTGGCGTACGCAATGCATCAGAAACCATCAAATTTTGAG ATTGGCATCGTCGTTCTACTCACATGCTTCGCCTTCTTGTACTTTGCGACGTTGATTCTATCACACATAAG GGCTTTGATATCTTTGATCACAATATTGGTGGTAAGGGTGGGTCTGTGGATGATGAAGAGTAAGGCATTAGATGCTGCAGAAGAGTGGATTAAGAGTACTCTTCTTTACTTAAGCTTCTGTTTTCTTGCCGCTATCAAGGAGTATGTTCTTGATCGGTGTTGGAGGTGGCTTAAAGTCATCTATAAGGCTTTCCCTGGCCTATGtgattctcttttttttttttttgatggttcaatcaataaaatttaa